The proteins below come from a single Candidatus Bathyarchaeota archaeon genomic window:
- a CDS encoding carbon-nitrogen hydrolase family protein — MTEKIKIALAQISSQRENKEANLKKIEKLTLKAKEQDCDLVIFPELSLTGYVVKDQIYELAEPIPGPTIKRIEALAKRTGLHIIFGMPERSEKTKATIFNTAVLVGPKGFIGKYRKMYLPTHSVFEEKRYFRPGYQTAVFNTAIGRIGLCICYDIFFPEVFRLTRLMGAQLIVCISASPAVRKGYFEILTSARALENTAFLAYVNVAGLQEGLQFWGGSRMVSPGGDVIARAKYDEEDFVVCEIDFNDMKNFETWIPTLRDLRPELFEELKKQSETL; from the coding sequence ATGACTGAAAAAATCAAAATTGCACTTGCCCAAATAAGCAGCCAACGAGAGAACAAAGAAGCAAACCTCAAAAAAATAGAAAAACTAACGCTAAAAGCAAAAGAGCAGGACTGTGACCTTGTGATTTTTCCAGAACTATCACTTACAGGTTACGTGGTTAAGGATCAAATCTACGAGTTGGCAGAACCAATTCCTGGACCAACAATTAAAAGAATAGAAGCTTTAGCCAAAAGAACAGGTTTACACATTATTTTTGGGATGCCTGAACGTAGCGAGAAAACTAAAGCCACAATCTTTAACACCGCGGTTTTGGTTGGTCCAAAAGGTTTCATTGGTAAATACCGTAAAATGTATTTGCCCACTCATAGCGTGTTTGAGGAAAAAAGGTATTTCCGACCAGGATATCAAACAGCAGTATTCAACACGGCAATTGGCAGGATTGGACTGTGTATCTGTTATGATATTTTCTTTCCTGAAGTCTTCCGCTTAACAAGATTAATGGGTGCACAGTTGATTGTTTGTATTTCTGCGTCTCCTGCAGTGAGAAAAGGCTACTTTGAAATTTTAACCTCAGCTCGAGCATTAGAGAACACAGCGTTTCTTGCATATGTTAATGTTGCGGGTTTGCAGGAAGGCTTGCAGTTTTGGGGTGGAAGCCGAATGGTTAGCCCAGGTGGCGACGTGATTGCTAGGGCAAAGTATGATGAGGAAGACTTTGTAGTTTGTGAAATTGACTTTAATGACATGAAAAATTTTGAAACATGGATTCCTACCCTTAGAGATTTACGCCCTGAGCTATTTGAGGAACTAAAAAAGCAATCAGAAACGCTTTAA
- a CDS encoding MarR family transcriptional regulator — MIEIIPILLAVLLVATVAVSREYYKQILKAKKEYELAKNAVGDIVLSFNRELKRDSERLDIVAFKVEESSAKAESVFKKIDSIEKQNSPLESQFSAISESSNKVLTDLSNLGSTIKNLENTQETLQTKIANLEEQIQQLSVAPPPEIKSEPVMPVIPIKRDKAMAALTDTEIAVLEMLASEGPKTAPEIKERVHLSREHTARLMKKLYEGGYLERETGKIPFSYSVKKEMEKLLSKPQLSQT, encoded by the coding sequence GTGATTGAAATTATTCCAATTCTCTTAGCGGTTTTGCTTGTAGCCACTGTAGCAGTGTCAAGGGAATATTACAAGCAAATACTCAAAGCTAAAAAAGAGTATGAACTGGCTAAGAATGCAGTTGGAGATATTGTGCTAAGTTTTAATCGGGAACTTAAACGAGATTCAGAAAGATTAGACATTGTTGCTTTCAAAGTGGAAGAAAGTTCAGCAAAGGCTGAGAGTGTATTTAAAAAAATTGATTCTATAGAAAAACAAAATTCACCTTTGGAATCACAATTCTCTGCAATCTCTGAGAGTAGTAATAAAGTTTTAACAGACCTAAGCAATTTAGGGTCAACAATTAAAAATCTAGAAAATACACAAGAAACTTTACAAACAAAAATAGCCAATTTAGAAGAACAAATTCAACAGCTATCCGTTGCACCTCCACCAGAAATTAAAAGCGAACCTGTTATGCCAGTTATTCCAATTAAACGGGACAAAGCAATGGCAGCTCTCACAGATACAGAAATTGCGGTTTTAGAAATGCTTGCCTCTGAAGGACCAAAAACTGCACCTGAAATCAAAGAACGCGTCCATCTAAGCCGGGAGCATACTGCTAGGTTAATGAAGAAACTTTATGAGGGTGGCTATCTTGAGAGAGAAACTGGTAAAATTCCATTCAGTTACAGTGTGAAAAAGGAAATGGAAAAATTATTAAGCAAACCTCAGCTAAGCCAAACTTAG
- a CDS encoding orc1/cdc6 family replication initiation protein: MGNPSILDDVFDNFVNGINLFKDREVLRHDYLPEKLPHREDQIRLLGETVAPVLRDSRCSNIFIYGKTGTGKTAVTKYVLSHLEEKAKTYGAQVKFCYVNCRMTGSEYRVFASLSQSVGISIPFTGLSVGEVFDRFRVNLEASRIIFIIVLDEVDALIKDRGDSFMYELTRINETLNKSKVSIIGISNDLRLKEFLDPRVFSSLSEEELVFRPYDAGELRNILLERSKLSFQEGALSDSALSICAALAANEHGDARRALDLLRVAGEVAERQSAKSITEEHVRQAEKHIEHNRVVDALKNLTLHSKLVLLSVYHLNKSSSTTGELYDIYNELCGEMGAGLLTQRRLGTLVNELDAMGLVNTKVVSMGRYGRTKKIRLEISRSLVKDVFSSDARFGRLLDYSHKTVNKNSA, encoded by the coding sequence ATGGGAAATCCGAGCATACTTGATGATGTATTCGATAATTTCGTTAATGGAATAAATCTATTCAAAGACAGAGAAGTATTACGGCATGATTATCTCCCAGAAAAACTTCCACACAGAGAAGACCAAATCCGTTTACTTGGAGAAACCGTGGCACCTGTTCTTAGAGATTCACGATGCTCAAACATTTTCATTTACGGCAAAACAGGTACAGGAAAAACAGCTGTAACAAAATATGTCTTAAGCCATTTGGAAGAGAAAGCAAAAACTTATGGTGCCCAAGTAAAATTTTGCTATGTTAATTGTCGAATGACTGGTTCAGAATATCGTGTTTTTGCCAGTTTAAGTCAAAGTGTTGGAATTTCTATTCCTTTTACTGGTTTGTCAGTGGGTGAGGTTTTTGATAGGTTCAGAGTTAATCTTGAAGCATCAAGAATAATATTCATAATTGTTCTGGATGAGGTTGACGCTTTAATCAAGGATAGAGGTGATAGCTTCATGTATGAATTGACCAGAATAAACGAAACTCTAAACAAAAGCAAGGTTTCAATAATTGGCATCTCAAATGACCTGCGATTAAAAGAGTTCCTTGATCCACGCGTTTTTAGTTCACTTAGTGAAGAGGAACTTGTTTTCAGACCATATGATGCAGGAGAACTTCGTAACATTTTGTTGGAGCGTTCAAAACTTTCATTTCAAGAAGGAGCATTATCAGATTCTGCTCTAAGTATTTGTGCTGCACTGGCCGCTAATGAACATGGAGATGCAAGACGCGCGCTAGATTTGTTGCGAGTTGCTGGGGAAGTTGCTGAGCGCCAAAGCGCCAAATCGATAACTGAGGAGCATGTTCGGCAGGCTGAGAAGCACATTGAACATAACCGGGTTGTGGACGCCTTAAAGAACTTAACGTTACACTCAAAACTTGTTTTGTTGAGTGTGTATCACCTAAACAAGTCCAGTTCAACCACTGGCGAATTGTATGATATTTACAATGAGTTGTGTGGCGAAATGGGTGCTGGATTGTTAACCCAAAGACGCTTAGGAACGTTGGTTAATGAGCTTGATGCTATGGGGCTTGTGAACACCAAAGTTGTCAGCATGGGTCGCTATGGCAGAACTAAAAAAATTAGACTGGAAATTTCTCGTTCTCTGGTAAAAGATGTCTTTTCAAGTGATGCCCGTTTTGGGCGTTTACTTGATTATTCCCATAAGACTGTAAACAAAAACAGTGCCTAA
- a CDS encoding DNA-directed DNA polymerase II small subunit — protein MIDTEKLQKAISATITAGYQLNSDAFEFLTQLTNSDPAELIEAAIQQMDSLEEKPFFIEKDFLESIIQKQALKTPSIQEEPEHIQAQMKETQTVTPTEEPPTQISEVEEDEYFYPYAREIPSQLEIIEDPTSKLTSNGTIKEYLGYFQDRFKRVEKILRQRMDVRAATPIAEALKSQPKTKMKIICMLTEKKESKQQVILSVEDLQSSATILIPKKAPPEVHKKAGLLLPDQIICIAVIKTRTSLLMAEDIIFPEVGRKSQQRASEPIYAVLTSDIHIGSNKFQKESFKRFIKWLNGKYGTPAMREIAGRVKYLLVAGDIVDGVGVYPNQELELTVRDVHRQYAYAAKILKRIPSYIEVVLGPGNHDATRKALPQPAIPASYLEPMLDRPNIHPVGSPCFMSLHGVEVLMFHGRSLDDIVNTIPGMDHQHPEKSMSLLLQGRHLAPVYGGKTMLSPENRDYLVIDKVPDILMAGHIHVLGYCKYRGILVVNSGGWQDQTDYMQKLGLMPTPGKVPVINLQTLEITVLSFTDEKQKSTEPN, from the coding sequence ATGATAGACACAGAAAAACTCCAAAAAGCCATCTCAGCAACAATCACAGCAGGATACCAACTAAACAGCGACGCCTTCGAATTTTTAACCCAACTAACCAATAGTGACCCCGCAGAACTCATAGAAGCAGCAATTCAGCAAATGGACAGCTTAGAGGAGAAACCCTTCTTTATAGAAAAAGACTTTCTGGAATCAATAATTCAAAAACAAGCACTAAAAACCCCAAGCATCCAAGAAGAACCCGAACACATACAGGCTCAAATGAAGGAAACACAAACAGTAACCCCAACAGAAGAGCCGCCAACTCAAATATCAGAAGTTGAAGAAGACGAATATTTTTATCCTTACGCCAGAGAAATTCCCTCACAACTTGAAATCATAGAAGACCCAACCAGTAAACTCACCTCAAACGGGACAATAAAAGAGTATTTAGGTTATTTCCAAGACCGCTTCAAACGCGTCGAGAAGATACTTAGGCAAAGAATGGACGTTAGAGCCGCCACTCCAATCGCTGAAGCACTAAAATCCCAGCCAAAAACCAAAATGAAAATCATCTGTATGCTCACCGAAAAAAAAGAGTCCAAACAACAAGTTATTCTCTCAGTCGAAGATCTCCAAAGCTCAGCAACCATTCTAATCCCAAAAAAAGCACCACCTGAAGTCCACAAAAAAGCCGGGCTACTCCTACCAGACCAAATCATCTGCATAGCAGTCATAAAAACCAGAACCAGCCTGTTAATGGCAGAAGACATAATCTTCCCAGAAGTTGGAAGAAAAAGTCAGCAAAGAGCCAGTGAACCCATCTATGCTGTGCTCACCTCAGACATTCACATTGGCAGCAACAAGTTCCAAAAAGAATCTTTTAAACGCTTCATAAAATGGTTAAACGGCAAATACGGCACCCCAGCAATGCGAGAAATCGCGGGCAGAGTAAAATATCTCCTAGTCGCAGGCGACATCGTCGATGGTGTTGGCGTTTATCCCAACCAAGAACTAGAACTAACAGTCAGAGATGTTCACAGACAATATGCTTACGCCGCAAAAATCCTAAAAAGAATACCAAGCTACATAGAAGTAGTCCTTGGCCCAGGAAATCATGATGCAACAAGAAAAGCCTTACCCCAACCAGCCATACCCGCAAGCTACCTTGAACCAATGCTGGACAGACCCAACATTCACCCTGTTGGAAGCCCATGCTTTATGTCTCTGCATGGCGTTGAAGTTTTAATGTTTCACGGCAGAAGCTTAGATGACATCGTGAACACTATTCCAGGCATGGACCATCAACATCCAGAAAAATCTATGAGTCTTCTGCTTCAAGGAAGACACCTCGCGCCAGTATATGGAGGTAAAACAATGCTTTCTCCTGAAAACCGAGACTACCTAGTAATAGATAAGGTACCAGACATTTTGATGGCAGGACACATTCACGTTCTTGGCTACTGCAAATATAGAGGAATCCTAGTTGTAAACTCAGGCGGCTGGCAGGACCAAACAGATTACATGCAAAAATTAGGATTAATGCCCACGCCAGGAAAAGTCCCCGTTATAAACCTACAAACCTTAGAAATAACCGTTCTATCATTTACAGATGAAAAACAAAAAAGTACAGAGCCAAATTAG
- a CDS encoding phosphate uptake regulator PhoU, translated as MGESRKVQCTPTGTFFVCLPRAWANQNSLKKGTLLNIEETQDGKLIVDPKYSVEVQPKVSTLRVGPFLGRQIIGQYLLGYDIIRIETKDKIDADVRNTVKTTVSSLIGLEIVEETYSQIVLQCLLEPSGSGFMPEKILRRIYAIVAGMTRDVASSFALGDLQLAKNVVARDNESNRLYFLLVRILRTIIQNPRLSEKLEISPIDCLDYRLAASLIEGMGDDCVKIASKTIELNGIKLPAEIQKLLTDFQVVCYSAHEQALKSFVSKDISCAETVRGLQIKLEAIGSEVEKAAKELSVDLMPQILAVLSFLRQIYERSVDIADLVV; from the coding sequence TTGGGTGAGTCCCGAAAAGTTCAGTGTACGCCAACAGGCACCTTTTTTGTTTGTCTGCCAAGAGCATGGGCTAACCAAAACAGCCTGAAAAAGGGCACATTGCTAAATATTGAGGAAACGCAAGATGGTAAACTTATTGTTGACCCCAAATACAGTGTGGAAGTGCAGCCTAAAGTTTCAACGTTAAGGGTTGGTCCCTTTTTGGGTAGGCAGATTATTGGGCAGTACCTGCTGGGTTATGATATTATCCGAATTGAAACCAAAGATAAAATTGATGCAGATGTCCGAAACACTGTCAAAACTACCGTTAGTTCACTGATTGGTTTGGAGATTGTTGAGGAAACTTACTCGCAGATTGTTTTACAATGCCTGCTTGAACCTTCAGGTTCTGGGTTTATGCCTGAAAAAATTCTGCGCCGCATCTATGCGATTGTTGCAGGGATGACTCGTGATGTTGCATCCTCTTTTGCCCTTGGTGATTTACAACTTGCCAAGAACGTGGTTGCACGCGATAATGAGAGTAACAGGCTTTACTTTTTGCTTGTGCGAATTTTGCGTACTATTATACAAAATCCACGGTTAAGTGAGAAACTGGAGATTTCCCCGATTGACTGTTTGGATTATCGTTTAGCTGCCAGCTTAATTGAGGGCATGGGTGATGACTGCGTTAAAATTGCCTCTAAAACTATTGAGCTTAACGGGATTAAGTTGCCTGCTGAAATTCAAAAGTTGCTTACCGATTTTCAGGTTGTTTGCTATTCAGCTCATGAGCAAGCTTTGAAATCGTTTGTAAGTAAAGACATCTCTTGCGCTGAGACCGTGCGTGGTTTGCAGATAAAACTTGAAGCTATAGGTTCTGAGGTTGAGAAGGCTGCTAAGGAATTGTCGGTTGATTTGATGCCACAGATTTTGGCGGTGTTGTCTTTTCTGAGGCAGATCTATGAGCGCAGTGTGGACATCGCTGACCTTGTTGTGTAG
- a CDS encoding preprotein translocase subunit Sec61beta: MTKRKRKESGPMPAGSAGLLRFFEDETEGIKVRPELLVILAVTLIVVSVVAQVFFPA; the protein is encoded by the coding sequence ATGACTAAACGTAAACGTAAAGAATCAGGTCCAATGCCTGCTGGAAGCGCGGGTCTTTTGCGTTTCTTCGAGGACGAAACCGAAGGCATAAAGGTTAGACCTGAACTTCTCGTGATTTTAGCTGTAACCCTAATTGTTGTGTCAGTTGTCGCGCAAGTATTTTTCCCCGCATAA
- a CDS encoding DUF2070 family protein yields the protein MATENKFNSSINTAIKHYSSMFFLPSAKKAVLTVAVICIGLVGLSSLVFAPSINGLLYCLFFGTSLFFFTFLSDIILSKVILKTDKIYILRRTVALSLFCWLTWLFFMLLGVAFGVAFDLLWWVKLCLLGFAAVLTLRLIVFLATTTTKLYRQLLAALLQPLLCVAVLMTFWAFIFQIYITQFWLYLIIAPIVCGITVFIFLRSLDNLGNQLHGLPSLLFFRAFMANWVVGQNAPLEELLEKIGGDEDIDVSLLKFDAAKPKAAIIQPFVHPGPFKNIGSSLLPTLLKHGYQKRFNNTACTPLGILGHELDLASQAQNIKIIKHIISAADFPASEATATSFVRVREGVVGASCQVFGKTALLSFTLAPETTEDLPQELGQVINEEAKKLGLNCAIIVNCHNSITDIVEVEKYLPTLESVGLKCLRKAAALPQKPFMVGAATVYPKEFSLKDGMGTGGITGIVVTVEDQKTGYVIIDGNNMISGVREKILSAIGQAGFTESEVFTTDTHAVSAIVTGRRGYHPVGEAMDHDTLIKHILEVLKDAESTLEPCKAGCIQFKVPQVRVIGKERIESLTWLVDKGLARAKRLVLPLFVTEGIILILLLAFIQPILLPFLLLV from the coding sequence ATGGCAACAGAAAACAAATTCAACAGTTCAATAAACACTGCAATAAAACATTATTCATCCATGTTCTTTTTACCATCCGCCAAAAAAGCTGTTCTAACCGTTGCAGTAATCTGCATAGGCTTAGTGGGATTATCCTCACTTGTATTTGCCCCCTCCATTAACGGCTTACTGTACTGCCTATTTTTTGGCACATCCCTCTTCTTTTTCACCTTTCTCTCAGACATCATACTAAGCAAGGTGATACTGAAAACAGACAAAATCTACATCCTAAGACGCACCGTGGCGCTGTCACTTTTCTGTTGGCTAACTTGGCTATTTTTCATGCTGCTCGGTGTAGCTTTCGGAGTAGCCTTTGATTTACTCTGGTGGGTAAAACTTTGCCTGCTAGGCTTTGCTGCTGTGCTCACGCTACGGTTAATTGTTTTCTTGGCAACCACTACTACAAAACTTTATCGTCAACTTCTCGCCGCGTTACTTCAACCTCTGTTATGTGTTGCTGTTTTGATGACTTTTTGGGCTTTCATATTTCAGATTTACATAACCCAATTCTGGCTTTACCTGATAATTGCCCCCATAGTTTGCGGTATAACTGTTTTCATTTTCTTGCGGTCTCTTGACAATTTAGGAAACCAACTTCATGGATTGCCTTCTCTGCTTTTCTTTAGAGCCTTCATGGCAAACTGGGTTGTAGGACAAAACGCGCCTCTTGAGGAGCTCTTGGAAAAAATCGGAGGAGATGAAGATATTGACGTTTCGCTTCTAAAGTTTGACGCCGCTAAACCAAAAGCCGCCATCATACAGCCTTTTGTACATCCAGGGCCATTCAAAAACATTGGAAGCAGTCTGTTGCCAACCTTGCTAAAGCACGGGTACCAAAAACGCTTCAACAACACCGCCTGCACGCCCCTTGGCATTTTAGGGCATGAACTGGATTTAGCCTCACAGGCGCAAAACATCAAAATAATCAAACACATAATATCCGCAGCTGATTTTCCCGCATCCGAAGCCACAGCTACTTCGTTTGTCCGCGTAAGAGAAGGCGTTGTTGGTGCATCATGTCAAGTTTTCGGCAAAACCGCTTTGCTATCCTTTACTTTGGCGCCTGAAACAACTGAAGATTTGCCTCAAGAGCTTGGACAGGTAATTAATGAGGAAGCCAAAAAGCTCGGGTTGAACTGCGCGATAATCGTTAACTGCCACAACAGCATAACCGACATAGTTGAAGTCGAGAAATACCTGCCTACACTGGAAAGTGTTGGCTTAAAATGCCTGCGAAAAGCCGCAGCACTGCCTCAGAAACCCTTCATGGTGGGTGCTGCAACTGTTTACCCCAAAGAGTTCTCCCTTAAAGACGGCATGGGTACAGGCGGAATAACTGGGATTGTGGTTACTGTTGAAGACCAAAAAACAGGTTACGTAATCATAGACGGCAACAACATGATTTCTGGGGTACGCGAAAAAATCCTTTCTGCAATTGGTCAGGCGGGCTTTACTGAAAGTGAAGTTTTCACAACCGACACTCATGCAGTAAGCGCTATTGTTACTGGCAGACGTGGCTATCACCCAGTTGGGGAAGCCATGGACCATGACACACTCATAAAACACATACTTGAAGTCCTAAAGGATGCCGAGTCAACATTGGAACCCTGCAAAGCTGGCTGTATACAATTCAAGGTTCCACAGGTTCGCGTTATTGGTAAAGAAAGAATTGAATCTCTAACTTGGCTAGTTGATAAGGGATTGGCAAGAGCTAAGCGTCTTGTGCTGCCTCTCTTTGTCACTGAAGGAATAATTTTGATTCTTCTTTTGGCGTTTATTCAGCCAATCCTTTTACCCTTTTTGTTGCTCGTTTAG
- a CDS encoding NAD(+)/NADH kinase, protein MFKSVGLVARYDKKTALKLTEELSKYLAGKGLKVYIEDTLGGKIKTEQEFVPLSEMKTDFIVTIGGDGTILRVGINVPKPEPPILAVNMGLRGFLTEVEPNMAYHALEKCLTGEYKIEKCAKLSITAGEETLPDALNDVVISTGEPSKILYAQICKDGKPILKCQADGLIVSSQTGSTGYSLSAGGPVLDPSVNAFVLTPICSLSVFHSLVFPAETSVSFSSVSPKKMLVLIDGNYRKLIDCKEPALTVTGSKNVTTFIRFENDFYHRLRSRLLFKGTG, encoded by the coding sequence GTGTTCAAAAGCGTCGGTTTAGTTGCCCGCTACGACAAAAAAACAGCACTAAAGCTTACCGAAGAATTGTCTAAGTATCTTGCGGGAAAAGGGTTGAAGGTTTACATAGAAGACACGCTTGGGGGTAAAATTAAAACTGAACAGGAATTTGTTCCACTATCAGAAATGAAAACCGATTTTATAGTAACCATCGGGGGTGATGGCACAATCCTCAGGGTAGGCATTAACGTACCAAAACCAGAACCTCCGATTCTTGCAGTTAACATGGGTTTGAGGGGCTTTTTAACTGAGGTTGAACCTAACATGGCATACCATGCCTTAGAAAAATGTCTTACAGGCGAATATAAAATTGAAAAATGCGCCAAACTGTCAATAACTGCAGGCGAAGAAACCTTGCCAGATGCTTTAAACGATGTGGTTATTTCAACGGGTGAACCTTCAAAAATCCTTTATGCCCAAATATGCAAGGATGGAAAACCCATCCTCAAATGCCAAGCAGACGGATTAATAGTGTCCTCACAAACAGGTTCAACAGGATATTCGCTTTCCGCGGGCGGTCCAGTTTTGGACCCCAGTGTGAACGCGTTTGTTTTAACACCAATTTGTTCGCTGTCAGTTTTTCATTCTCTGGTTTTTCCCGCTGAAACGTCTGTGTCTTTTAGTTCAGTTAGCCCAAAAAAAATGCTTGTTCTAATAGACGGGAACTACCGCAAACTTATCGACTGTAAAGAACCAGCACTAACGGTAACAGGCTCCAAAAATGTAACCACGTTCATCCGTTTTGAAAACGATTTTTACCATCGTCTCAGAAGCAGGTTACTGTTTAAGGGGACGGGATGA
- a CDS encoding PAS domain S-box protein — MDKRQESKVSSSKFNELGLEEKIAAFINSSPKQKPAKPINPTDEPHLFSLAVELSLDGVVIGDVDGYITYVNNAALKMFGGLDKKDAIGRHVIEFVAERDRAKVAQRSLTSSLKLDGMVNEFFALKKTGEEFPVEVTTAPIKNSAGKQIGFIDILRDITDRKKVEDALRRSEKKYRLLFENMQNGFVFCQILFDDAGKPVELANFEFNKAFERSTGLSIRDFAEENCKETTARIMKAYPTLFNLGSKVASTGVSHRFELQFNGAWFSIFIFSPQKGYLGLFLEDITEQKKLYQKIEEYSESLEQIVEERTKALREAQDQLVRNERLAAIGELAGMVGHDLRNPLTGIKNAAYLLRKKQSGNMDDRSLDLLGIIDRSVDSANKIINDLLDYSRELRLEFEEYSPKSLINYLLISNVKIPKNIILSENVQSFPMIWVDVGKIERVFLNLISNAVESMPNGGKLEITSKQNGAFVDISFTDTGYGMPEEVQLKIFKPLFTTKAKGMGFGLTICKRIVEAHGGKITVKSTPTKGSTFTVSLPIEQKQN; from the coding sequence ATGGATAAGCGGCAGGAATCAAAAGTTTCTAGTTCTAAGTTTAACGAATTAGGTTTAGAAGAAAAAATTGCCGCTTTCATAAACTCTTCACCCAAACAAAAACCTGCAAAACCAATTAATCCTACTGATGAACCGCATTTATTTTCGCTCGCTGTTGAACTTTCCCTTGACGGTGTAGTCATCGGTGATGTAGATGGCTACATAACATACGTGAATAATGCTGCTCTAAAAATGTTTGGCGGCTTAGACAAAAAAGACGCAATTGGTAGGCATGTTATCGAATTTGTGGCTGAGCGAGACCGCGCAAAAGTTGCTCAGAGATCCTTGACCTCTTCATTGAAACTGGACGGTATGGTTAACGAGTTTTTTGCGCTCAAAAAAACAGGTGAAGAATTTCCGGTTGAAGTGACAACTGCTCCTATAAAAAATAGTGCCGGCAAACAAATCGGGTTTATAGATATTTTAAGAGATATAACTGACCGCAAAAAAGTCGAAGATGCCCTACGGCGAAGCGAAAAAAAATATCGTTTATTGTTTGAAAATATGCAAAACGGTTTTGTTTTCTGTCAAATCCTCTTTGATGACGCTGGAAAACCCGTTGAGCTAGCTAATTTTGAATTTAACAAAGCTTTTGAGCGAAGCACTGGTCTTAGCATACGTGATTTTGCTGAAGAAAACTGCAAAGAAACAACTGCTCGAATTATGAAGGCATACCCCACCCTTTTCAATCTAGGCAGTAAAGTAGCCTCAACAGGCGTAAGCCACAGGTTTGAGCTCCAGTTTAATGGTGCTTGGTTCTCCATTTTTATTTTCAGCCCCCAGAAAGGTTACTTGGGCTTATTCCTTGAAGACATTACAGAGCAAAAAAAGCTGTACCAAAAAATTGAGGAATACTCCGAAAGCCTAGAACAGATAGTTGAGGAACGGACCAAAGCTCTAAGAGAAGCCCAGGATCAACTTGTGAGAAATGAGCGGTTGGCTGCCATTGGTGAATTAGCTGGCATGGTCGGTCATGATTTGCGTAACCCATTAACCGGTATCAAAAACGCGGCGTATCTGCTTAGGAAAAAACAGTCTGGCAACATGGATGATAGAAGTCTTGACCTTTTGGGTATTATTGACCGCTCCGTTGATTCTGCAAACAAAATAATAAATGACCTGCTTGATTACAGCCGTGAATTACGTTTAGAGTTTGAGGAATACTCTCCTAAATCTTTGATAAACTACTTGTTGATATCCAACGTTAAAATTCCAAAGAACATCATCCTGTCTGAAAACGTGCAGTCCTTCCCGATGATATGGGTAGACGTGGGCAAAATCGAACGCGTATTTTTAAACCTTATCAGCAACGCCGTAGAATCCATGCCCAATGGTGGAAAACTGGAAATAACCAGCAAACAAAATGGTGCTTTTGTTGACATATCCTTCACAGACACAGGGTATGGAATGCCTGAAGAGGTTCAGCTTAAAATTTTCAAGCCACTATTTACAACCAAAGCAAAAGGCATGGGTTTTGGCTTGACAATCTGCAAGCGCATAGTGGAAGCTCACGGCGGAAAAATAACCGTTAAAAGCACTCCAACCAAAGGTTCAACATTTACTGTTTCTCTGCCTATAGAACAGAAACAAAATTGA
- a CDS encoding translation initiation factor IF-5A, protein MSKPVDVGELRVGGYMMIDGAPCRIVDIAKSKPGKHGAAKARIVAIGVFDGQKRQFVKPVDAGAEVPIIDKRTGQVFAINPTSIQLMDLETYEYCDAPFPDEPELKEKIVAGAEVEYWKILERIKIVRVK, encoded by the coding sequence ATGAGCAAACCAGTTGATGTTGGAGAGTTACGAGTCGGCGGCTATATGATGATTGATGGTGCGCCATGCCGCATTGTTGATATAGCAAAATCTAAACCAGGAAAACACGGTGCAGCAAAAGCAAGAATAGTTGCAATCGGCGTTTTTGATGGTCAAAAAAGGCAATTTGTGAAACCTGTTGATGCCGGCGCTGAAGTCCCAATTATTGATAAGCGCACAGGTCAAGTTTTTGCAATTAACCCTACTAGTATTCAACTTATGGATTTGGAAACTTATGAGTACTGTGATGCGCCTTTTCCAGATGAGCCAGAACTCAAAGAAAAGATTGTTGCCGGCGCTGAAGTTGAATATTGGAAGATTCTTGAAAGAATAAAAATTGTTCGAGTAAAGTAA